TGAATTGCTTCTCTTCCGTTGGAGCAAGCAGCCAAGCCGTTAATCGGGAAAGCAGCTCTCTTTGAAAAACTGATGCCTGCGGAGAGCGCGCTAAACCTAGAGTCCAACGATATGTCTCAAACGTTGTGATAGCCGCGCACCTGCGGCGATTCAATTCGGACAAAACTACTGCCGGACCGCCGTTGACACTCGGAGTCAGTTCGTTTGCGAATGTGGCCACTGTCACAGCAGACGGCTTAGCAGATACTCGGTCAACAGCTCCAAGTGCCGGAGGCAAATCCGGCCAGCCCGCAGGAAGCGGACCTCGTCCACTTAGAGCGGCATGAGACTCGCCTTCGCGCAAAACCACCCGCTCGAAAGAAACGTCAGGCTGAAATTCCACAGGCAGCCGCGCCGCTATTCTCGACAAGCTTGATTGAGAAACTGCCGGACCATGCTGATACAGCAGAGGCACACCGTCCTCAACAAGCCTTTTTGAAACATCGTCCCAAAGTTGTCGATTTGAACCCGCAGCAGGATAATTGACAAAGACAAACAAATCTGTCTTGCTAACTACGTCCTCAGAGTACGTTTTGCCATTAACAAAACCGCCTTTTACTTCAACATACGACTCCACTTCGACCGTGGTGTCCAGTCCGAGCGTTTGACGGACGAAAGTCACGTCAGCCGACGGGCTGCTCGCAAGAAGAAGGACATTGTACTTTGAGTCCAGCACCCGGACAATCTTCGATCTCCGGTTATTCTCTGCCGTCACTTCATTCGCAATCGTGTCAATGACAGCGGTCACCCTGATTTCGCCTTCGGAGTCCGCTGTTAAACTTGCATCGAAATTCTGCTCAAAAAGCGAACCGTCGAACGAAATGTTCTCATCGAGCAATGTGCGGGACTTGGAATCCAACAGCCGCAAACGTGTTACTGCGCCTGCCCCCCCCTGCCCTCTCACACGAACTCTGACCGGGACCTGCGTGCCTTTGTAAGCGATGTCGTTGGTCAGCAAGTCGGCAATCAGCACATCCCTCCGAAGAACAGTATCTCCGATTCCAACGGTGTGAATCGGTATTCCAGATTCGGTGGCAGCACGCTCGGGATTGGGTCCCATATTATGTGCGCCGTCGGTGAGCAAAACGATTGCTCCGATGTCTTCCGACGATGTGGCGGAACGTGCAATTTGCCAGGCTTTCGCAGGGTCACTTCCCACAAGCGCGGGCGGCGTAACTTGAGCAGAATCTAGCGTCGTTTGCACGGCAGAGTCTCCGAAAACGAAGCTTCGCAGTTCACCGTCGGCCGCCAGCGCCTTTATCTCAGACCTGTTCAAGAAGTCTGCAAGCACGCTGTCCCGAATGATGCCGTTGTCGCTGATTCCCATTGAGGCCGACTTATCCACCAGCAGCAATATCTTCGCTCGCTCATCTCGTCGGTCGAGCCATCGAAGTACCGGTTCGAAAATCAGGAACAGAATAAGGACCAGGACAAGTGCACGTATGGCCGCCAGCAACCTGCGCCGAGGAGTGCCGACCGGCGGCAATGTCCTCTGGTAAACAATAATGGCGAGAGCCGTGCAGGCGAGTGCAAATAGTGCAAACAGAAAGACCGGGGCACTGAGAGTGACCCCGCGAATCGCCGCCAAAGTGATAAGTGTACTCAATTCGTTAGAGTCGCTGTTTGTCGTAAATCAGAAAGCGGCCAGCGCGGTCTCACAGCGAGTGCGGCGGCAGGTAATCCTGCGGTTATCTGTTTCCACGCAGTGTAGCCAATCATAGCGGCATTATCGGCGCAGTACTTCATGGCTGGCAGCGCCAATTCGATACCTCTCTCCTGAGCAATTACCTTCAGGCCATCCCGCAGCGAGCTGTTTGCTGCGACGCCGCCGGCAGCAGCAATAGCCCGAACGTCGAACTCACGCGCTGCACGCGCGACTTTTTCAAGAACAGATTTCATTGCAGCCGCTTGAAACGAGGCGAGTAAATCTCTTCTCTTCTCTGCGTTTGCCCATTCCGGTTCATCGCGCAGCTTGTATGCAACAGCCGTTTTCAGACCGGAGAAACTGAAGTCATACGACGCATCGCGCATGGATACGGGAAAGGAAATCGCGGCCGAGTCACCGGACTTAGCTTCTCGATCAATGACGGCTCCGGCAGGAAAACCAAGACCGAGCAACTTCCCGACCTTATCGAACGCTTCACCAAGCGCATCATCGCGGGTTGATCCAATAATCTCATATTCCCGGAATCCGTTGACCAGCACCAACTGCGTATGACCACCGCTAACCAGTAACACGAGAAAGGGAACCGGCAGCGCCGAGCGGTCAATTTCAACCGACCACAAATGCGCTTCCATATGATGAGTTGAAATGAGCCGGATACACAGAGACTCTGCCAATGCCAATGCGTATGAATGCCCGACCAATAGAGATCCGATCAAACCCGGCCCGGACGTGGCAGCGACATAATCAATGCGATTGTGCGCGACACTCGCGCTCTCTAAAGCGCGCGTAATATTATCGTCCTGCAGCTCAAGGTGTGATCGGCTTGCAAGTTCTGGCACGACTCCGCCAAACTGTTGATGCACGTTTTGAGTAACCGTCACAAGAGAGCGCACAACACCGTCTTCGATTACGGAGGCGGAATTCTCATCACAGCTTGATTCAATGGCCAGAATACGCATCGATCAGAGCAGTTTCATGCGAAGCTGAACTCGCGCAAGAAACTCCGCCCGCTCAATTCTGTGCAGAGCCTCGCTGATGCTCGTTCCAACCGCAACGACTCCATGTCTCTCGAGCAAGAGTACGCCGCAATTTGCTCCGTGCTTAACCGCCAGTTCTCCGACTTTCGAAGTTCCGGGTTCAGCGTAGGGAATCATGGCAATTCGGCCTAGCGTCATTTCGGCTTCCATCAGCAACTTGACATCCGGAATTTTCCCTGCGGCGACAAAGACCGCCAATTCGGGAGCGTGAACATGGAGTATTGCGTTGACATCGTGACGCGCAAGATACAATTCGCGATGCAGTTTCCATTCCGAAGAAGCCTCGTGCGGCTGCACATCATCAATATCAACTTCAATCAAATCGGCACGGGAAAGACTTCGCTTTTCCAATCCTTTTCGAGTGACAATTGCCTTACGGCTGCCGGAGCGGACAGAGAAGTTTCCGTCCGTAGCAGGAAGGCATCCGATACTATTCAGAACGGCAGCAGCATGAACAAGATGTTTGACTAAATCGGCATCCAAGGACTATTTTGTACCTTTTGGAGTTATCAGGCCAAAGCCAGTATATTTCTTCAACACATCAGGCACGCTTACGGTTCCATCGTCGTTCTGGAAGGTTTCAAGCAGCACGACGAGCAGCCGCGGTGTCGCTAGTCCCGACCCGTTCAAGGTATGAACATAGTCTGTCTTGCCGGTATCGGCGCGCCGAAACTTAATGTTCGCCCGGCGGGACTGAAATCCTTCGAAGTTTGAACAGGATGACACTTCGAGCCACTTCTTCTCGGCGGGCGACCAGATTTCAATGTCATAACACTTGGCGGCACCAAATCCCATATCACCGGAGCAAAGCAGCACGACGCGATAGTGAATCCCCAGGAGTTCGAGAAGGTGAGTCGCATCGGCCGTTAGTTTTTCGTGCTCGCCGTAAGAATCCTCAGGGCGTGTGAACTTCACCATTTCGACTTTGTCGAACTGGTGCAGCCTCAGAAAGCCGCGAGTCTCCTTGCCGTACGAACCGGCCTCCCTCCTAAAACAAGGAGTGTATCCACAATAGCACAGCGGCAACTCGGCTTCAGGAAGTATTTCGTCGCGATGAAGATTCGTGATGGGAACTTCAGCGGTCGGAATCAAGAAGAAGTCGTCTACGTCGCACCGATAGAGGTCCTCCTCAAACTTGGGAAGCTGACCTGTACCGGTGAGGCTATCCCGGTTCACCAAAAACGGGACAGAGACTTCGGAATAGGTCCCGCGTTCCCGGTGCGTTTCCAGGAAGAAATTCAAGAGCGCACGTTCAAGGATAGCCCCTGCGCCTTTGTACACGGGGAATCCGCTACCTGTCAGCTTTGTGCCTCGTTCAAAATCACAAATGCCGAGAGACTTCCCTAATGTCAAATGGTCTTTCGGCTCAAAGTCGAACTTCGGTGCCTCACCCCAACTACGAACAACAACATTTTCATCGGCAGACTTTCCGAACGGAACAGATTCATGAGGCAGATTTGGTATCTGCATCAGTCGCGCTTGAATATTTTTTTCAATCTCCTTAAGTTCCGAGTCGCCGCGTGTAATTTCTTCACCGATTGCCCGGCTTTGATCTTTGAGCGGATTGACCATCTCACCGCGC
This sequence is a window from bacterium. Protein-coding genes within it:
- the tsaD gene encoding tRNA (adenosine(37)-N6)-threonylcarbamoyltransferase complex transferase subunit TsaD — translated: MRILAIESSCDENSASVIEDGVVRSLVTVTQNVHQQFGGVVPELASRSHLELQDDNITRALESASVAHNRIDYVAATSGPGLIGSLLVGHSYALALAESLCIRLISTHHMEAHLWSVEIDRSALPVPFLVLLVSGGHTQLVLVNGFREYEIIGSTRDDALGEAFDKVGKLLGLGFPAGAVIDREAKSGDSAAISFPVSMRDASYDFSFSGLKTAVAYKLRDEPEWANAEKRRDLLASFQAAAMKSVLEKVARAAREFDVRAIAAAGGVAANSSLRDGLKVIAQERGIELALPAMKYCADNAAMIGYTAWKQITAGLPAAALAVRPRWPLSDLRQTATLTN
- a CDS encoding class II aldolase/adducin family protein, with protein sequence MDADLVKHLVHAAAVLNSIGCLPATDGNFSVRSGSRKAIVTRKGLEKRSLSRADLIEVDIDDVQPHEASSEWKLHRELYLARHDVNAILHVHAPELAVFVAAGKIPDVKLLMEAEMTLGRIAMIPYAEPGTSKVGELAVKHGANCGVLLLERHGVVAVGTSISEALHRIERAEFLARVQLRMKLL
- the serS gene encoding serine--tRNA ligase, producing the protein MLDIRLIRENESFVRSRLEQRGNEQAQLLDGLVELDKQRRALIESTDSLKAKRNELTREIAEASKRGEMVNPLKDQSRAIGEEITRGDSELKEIEKNIQARLMQIPNLPHESVPFGKSADENVVVRSWGEAPKFDFEPKDHLTLGKSLGICDFERGTKLTGSGFPVYKGAGAILERALLNFFLETHRERGTYSEVSVPFLVNRDSLTGTGQLPKFEEDLYRCDVDDFFLIPTAEVPITNLHRDEILPEAELPLCYCGYTPCFRREAGSYGKETRGFLRLHQFDKVEMVKFTRPEDSYGEHEKLTADATHLLELLGIHYRVVLLCSGDMGFGAAKCYDIEIWSPAEKKWLEVSSCSNFEGFQSRRANIKFRRADTGKTDYVHTLNGSGLATPRLLVVLLETFQNDDGTVSVPDVLKKYTGFGLITPKGTK